The Streptomyces sp. NBC_00670 genome window below encodes:
- a CDS encoding TetR/AcrR family transcriptional regulator C-terminal domain-containing protein, producing the protein MSSMSTAGRGRPARLDRASTVATALELLDEVGLEALTMRRLADRLGVQAGALYRHFTTKQDLLTAMAERMLRPLAEPLPEPDGAADGAADGAADWAARLTALAHTMRRALLARRDGARVFGGTHTTGPHTLAFAETALGALREAGFRDEDAARAFLTLVNYVLGHTLEEQAALSDAPEDTGAVGRLRDATTPGAHPHLTAALPALTSPDFDTHFAFGLHVLVGGLRHL; encoded by the coding sequence ATGTCTTCGATGTCAACCGCGGGCCGGGGCCGGCCCGCACGGCTCGACCGGGCCTCGACCGTCGCCACCGCGCTGGAACTGCTCGACGAGGTCGGACTCGAGGCGCTGACGATGCGCCGCCTGGCCGACCGGCTGGGCGTCCAGGCGGGCGCGCTCTACCGGCACTTCACGACCAAGCAGGACCTGCTGACGGCCATGGCCGAGCGCATGCTGCGACCACTGGCCGAACCACTGCCGGAACCGGACGGGGCCGCCGACGGGGCCGCCGACGGGGCCGCCGACTGGGCCGCCCGGCTGACCGCGCTGGCCCACACCATGCGCCGCGCCCTGCTCGCCCGCCGAGACGGCGCCCGGGTCTTCGGCGGCACCCACACCACCGGCCCCCACACCCTGGCCTTCGCCGAAACCGCCCTCGGCGCGCTGCGCGAGGCCGGCTTCCGCGACGAGGACGCGGCCCGCGCCTTCCTGACCCTCGTCAACTACGTCCTCGGCCACACCCTGGAGGAACAGGCCGCGCTCTCCGACGCCCCCGAGGACACCGGAGCGGTCGGACGCCTACGTGACGCCACGACACCCGGAGCGCACCCCCACCTCACGGCCGCACTCCCCGCCCTGACCAGCCCGGACTTCGACACCCACTTCGCCTTCGGCCTCCACGTCCTCGTCGGAGGCCTGCGCCATCTGTGA
- a CDS encoding monooxygenase, protein MTEAEVIVVGAGPTGLMLGSELALAGIRTRIVERRREPSPHSRALTLHPRSMEVLDMRGLAPRFLAAGSTVPGWHFATLRTRLDFRALDTRHGYTLFLPQLRTEALLEQRARELGVRIDRGCEVRGLTQDATGVRLELRDDAGRDTTARALYVVGCDGGRSTVRQAAGIGFPGTDESLTGMLGDFAVYDAPPEARAAAEAAGILAVPLEGGLTRVVCIDPARMRVPSGEPVTLEEFRAALLRLCGHDHGIADPRWLSRFGNATRLADRYRQGRVLVAGDAAHIHFPAAGQGLNTGLQDAMNLGWKLAAEIGGRSGPGLLDSYDAERRPVGRAVTENTVVQTLLVELSLVPEYRRAGTALRSLFDELLGIEEVNRLLADRTSAIGTVYAPPPGADPLVGRRMPDIALTTAESGTTRVHELLVPGRFVRIELTGDGQHRPVRETHPHVTAVHATAHDDHADLHGVHEVLVRPDGHLAWASRTGDPDEREAERKTALADWVGDVNAPQDAEAGLTRATAAPAG, encoded by the coding sequence ATGACGGAAGCAGAAGTGATCGTCGTCGGCGCCGGGCCGACCGGTCTGATGCTCGGCAGCGAACTGGCCCTGGCGGGCATACGGACCCGCATCGTGGAGCGGCGCCGGGAGCCGTCACCGCATTCCCGGGCCCTGACGCTGCACCCGCGCAGCATGGAGGTGCTGGACATGCGCGGGCTCGCCCCGCGCTTCCTCGCCGCGGGCAGCACCGTGCCGGGCTGGCACTTCGCGACCCTGCGCACCCGGCTGGACTTCCGGGCGCTGGACACCCGCCACGGGTACACCCTGTTCCTGCCCCAGCTCCGCACGGAGGCCCTGCTGGAGCAGCGGGCCCGGGAGCTGGGCGTCCGGATCGACCGCGGCTGCGAGGTACGGGGCCTCACCCAGGACGCGACAGGAGTCCGCCTCGAACTCCGTGACGACGCGGGCCGGGACACGACCGCACGGGCGCTGTACGTCGTGGGATGCGACGGCGGACGCAGCACCGTGCGGCAGGCCGCCGGCATCGGCTTCCCCGGCACCGACGAGTCCCTCACGGGCATGCTCGGCGACTTCGCGGTGTACGACGCCCCGCCCGAGGCACGCGCGGCGGCCGAGGCGGCCGGCATCCTCGCGGTCCCGCTGGAGGGCGGGCTGACCCGCGTCGTCTGCATCGACCCCGCCCGTATGCGCGTGCCGTCCGGCGAGCCGGTCACCCTCGAGGAGTTCCGGGCCGCACTGCTCCGGCTCTGCGGCCACGACCACGGCATCGCCGACCCGCGCTGGCTGTCCCGCTTCGGCAACGCCACCCGCCTGGCCGACCGCTACCGCCAGGGCCGTGTCCTGGTGGCGGGAGACGCCGCGCACATCCACTTCCCGGCGGCCGGGCAGGGCCTCAACACCGGGCTGCAGGACGCGATGAACCTGGGCTGGAAGCTGGCCGCCGAGATCGGCGGCCGGTCCGGCCCGGGGCTGCTGGACAGCTACGACGCCGAGCGCCGGCCGGTCGGCCGTGCGGTCACCGAGAACACGGTGGTGCAGACGCTGCTCGTCGAGCTGTCGCTGGTACCGGAGTACCGCCGGGCCGGCACGGCCCTGCGCTCACTGTTCGACGAACTCCTCGGCATCGAGGAGGTCAACCGCCTCCTCGCCGACCGTACCTCCGCGATCGGCACGGTGTACGCGCCGCCCCCGGGAGCCGACCCGCTGGTGGGCCGCCGGATGCCGGACATCGCGCTGACCACGGCGGAGTCGGGGACCACCCGCGTCCATGAACTCCTCGTCCCGGGCCGCTTCGTACGGATCGAGCTCACGGGCGACGGGCAGCACCGGCCCGTCCGGGAGACGCACCCGCACGTCACCGCCGTGCACGCGACGGCGCACGACGACCACGCCGACCTGCACGGGGTCCACGAGGTCCTGGTGCGCCCCGACGGTCACCTCGCCTGGGCCTCCCGCACCGGCGACCCGGACGAACGGGAGGCCGAGCGGAAGACCGCGCTGGCCGACTGGGTGGGGGACGTGAACGCGCCTCAGGACGCGGAGGCGGGCCTCACGCGGGCGACCGCAGCACCAGCAGGCTGA
- a CDS encoding metallophosphoesterase — protein MPADEHGAPSDEHGAAEAPAGRRRGWIGRVLVLLAVLTSLFFLPWWVLLASGTGWPAPVVAGGAILCGAAELALPVAMVLGHGGRQLDGAARTADTTLGVVWVLFVWSALGGVLRIVLAVAGAGGQETARAVSVTVAVVAAALLTWGYVEAMRVPRIRRVEVTIPRLGPGLDGTRVVVLADTHYGPIDRARWSARVADAVNALEPDIVCHAGDIADGTIARRREQVAPLGTVRARLARVYVTGNHEYHGEAQGWLDLMTGLGWEALHNRHLTVERGGDRLVLAGVDDRTAASSGLTGHSADHDTALAGADPGLPVLLVAHQPKQVTQAVASGVDLQVSGHTHGGQIWPFHYLVRLDQPVVRGLSRHGDRTQLYTSRGAGYWGPPFRIFAPSEISLLVLRSPA, from the coding sequence GTGCCCGCCGACGAGCACGGCGCGCCTTCCGACGAGCACGGCGCGGCGGAGGCACCGGCGGGCCGGCGGCGTGGGTGGATCGGCCGGGTGCTGGTACTGCTCGCCGTGCTGACCTCGCTGTTCTTCCTGCCGTGGTGGGTACTGCTGGCGTCGGGCACCGGGTGGCCGGCCCCGGTCGTCGCCGGCGGCGCGATCCTGTGCGGGGCCGCCGAGTTGGCGCTCCCGGTGGCGATGGTCCTGGGCCACGGCGGGCGTCAGCTCGACGGGGCGGCCCGTACGGCCGACACCACCCTCGGCGTGGTCTGGGTCCTGTTCGTGTGGTCCGCCCTCGGCGGTGTGCTGCGGATCGTCCTGGCCGTCGCGGGGGCCGGGGGACAGGAGACGGCCAGGGCGGTGTCCGTCACGGTCGCGGTCGTCGCCGCGGCCCTTCTGACGTGGGGTTACGTGGAGGCCATGCGGGTGCCCCGCATCCGGCGGGTGGAGGTGACGATCCCCCGGCTGGGCCCCGGCCTCGATGGGACCCGCGTGGTCGTCCTCGCCGACACCCACTACGGGCCCATCGACCGGGCCCGCTGGTCGGCGCGGGTCGCCGACGCCGTCAACGCCCTGGAGCCCGACATCGTCTGCCACGCGGGCGACATCGCCGACGGCACGATCGCCCGGCGCCGGGAGCAGGTCGCGCCCCTGGGCACCGTCCGGGCCCGGCTGGCCAGGGTCTACGTCACGGGCAACCACGAATACCACGGGGAGGCGCAGGGCTGGCTGGACCTGATGACCGGGCTCGGCTGGGAGGCGCTGCACAACCGCCATCTGACCGTCGAACGCGGTGGCGACCGGCTCGTCCTCGCGGGCGTGGACGACCGCACCGCCGCCTCCTCCGGACTGACCGGGCACAGCGCCGACCACGACACCGCGCTCGCGGGCGCCGACCCCGGCCTGCCGGTGCTGCTCGTCGCCCACCAGCCCAAGCAGGTGACACAGGCCGTGGCCTCCGGCGTCGACCTCCAGGTCTCCGGCCACACCCACGGCGGGCAGATATGGCCCTTCCACTACCTGGTACGGCTCGACCAGCCCGTGGTGCGGGGGCTGAGCCGCCACGGCGACCGGACCCAGCTGTACACCAGCCGGGGCGCGGGCTACTGGGGGCCGCCGTTCCGGATCTTCGCACCGAGCGAGATCAGCCTGCTGGTGCTGCGGTCGCCCGCGTGA
- a CDS encoding sigma-70 family RNA polymerase sigma factor, whose amino-acid sequence MRTDHGSDPGTGLVSAACAGDPQAVEGLVAQSLPLVYNIVGRALGGGQDVDDVVQETLLRVVRGLDRLENPSSYRSWMVAITVRQIRDWIRGRAQDRETREPVELAARFADPASDFASLTVLRLQLDSDRREVAEATRWLDEDQRELLSLWWLEETGELERAEVCEALGLSGKHTAVRVQRLKEQLDVARTVVRVLAARPACPELSELIQGWDAVPSPLWRKRIARHARGCAHCGARQERLVPVGRLLMGLPLVVPPAGLQQAVWATIAPVVPSAGGTEAGAPGSAGPRTRGAHAAGWAAARRRTPGRAGHARTVTAAVATATVVLGAFALVHYQGADRTAAAPAGAPTAGSAGTSAGTPTSLSPSPSPSAKKKRKEKKEKESKPSASAGTARASRAPGNEAAAPAADPVVSSPRKGVGVWSFPGMSDALSRSGAGWYYTWSTAHPGIAASGGADFVPMIWGAKSVTAQALSEAKAAGPYLLGFNEPDMSAQSNMTVDQALDLWPRLQSTGATLGSPAVAYGGDRAGGWLDRFMSGAKQRGYRVDFIALHWYGGDFRTEAAVEQLRGYLSAVYARYHKPIWLTEFALIDFSRGTRYPTDAEQAAFLTSATKMLAGLPYLKRYAWFGLGTDETGPGTTLFRSGSALTAEGRAFRSAL is encoded by the coding sequence ATGCGTACAGACCACGGGAGCGATCCCGGCACCGGGCTGGTGTCCGCCGCCTGTGCGGGCGATCCGCAGGCCGTCGAGGGGTTGGTGGCGCAGTCCCTGCCGCTGGTCTACAACATCGTCGGCCGTGCGCTGGGCGGGGGCCAGGACGTCGACGACGTCGTGCAGGAGACGCTGCTGCGTGTGGTGCGCGGCCTGGACCGGCTGGAGAACCCCTCGTCGTACCGATCGTGGATGGTGGCCATCACCGTGCGGCAGATACGGGACTGGATACGGGGCCGCGCACAGGACCGGGAGACCCGCGAACCCGTCGAGCTGGCCGCGCGGTTCGCCGACCCCGCGTCCGACTTCGCGTCCCTGACCGTGCTGCGGCTGCAACTCGACAGCGACCGGCGGGAGGTGGCGGAGGCGACGCGCTGGCTGGACGAGGACCAGCGGGAACTGCTGTCGCTGTGGTGGCTGGAGGAGACCGGGGAGCTGGAGCGGGCGGAGGTGTGCGAGGCGCTCGGCCTGTCCGGCAAGCACACGGCCGTGCGCGTCCAGCGGCTCAAGGAGCAGCTCGACGTGGCCAGGACGGTGGTCCGGGTGCTCGCCGCGCGGCCGGCGTGCCCGGAGCTGTCCGAGCTGATCCAGGGGTGGGACGCGGTGCCGAGTCCCCTGTGGCGCAAGCGGATCGCGCGCCATGCCCGGGGCTGCGCGCACTGCGGTGCGCGGCAGGAGCGGCTGGTTCCCGTGGGCCGGCTGCTCATGGGGCTCCCGCTGGTCGTGCCGCCCGCCGGACTCCAGCAGGCGGTGTGGGCGACGATCGCGCCGGTGGTGCCGTCGGCCGGCGGCACGGAGGCGGGGGCGCCCGGGAGCGCGGGTCCGCGTACCCGGGGCGCGCACGCCGCCGGATGGGCCGCGGCCCGGCGCCGTACGCCGGGCCGCGCCGGGCACGCCCGCACGGTCACGGCGGCGGTCGCGACGGCGACGGTCGTCCTCGGCGCCTTCGCCCTGGTGCACTACCAGGGCGCCGACCGTACGGCCGCGGCCCCGGCGGGCGCGCCGACGGCGGGCAGCGCGGGGACGAGCGCCGGTACGCCGACGAGCCTCTCGCCCTCCCCCAGCCCGTCGGCGAAGAAGAAGCGGAAGGAAAAGAAGGAGAAGGAGTCGAAGCCGTCGGCGTCGGCCGGTACGGCACGGGCGTCGCGGGCGCCCGGCAACGAGGCCGCCGCGCCCGCCGCCGATCCGGTGGTCTCCTCGCCCCGCAAGGGTGTCGGCGTCTGGTCCTTCCCCGGCATGTCCGATGCGCTGAGCCGTTCCGGGGCCGGCTGGTACTACACGTGGTCGACCGCGCACCCCGGCATCGCGGCCTCCGGCGGTGCCGACTTCGTACCGATGATCTGGGGTGCCAAGAGCGTCACCGCGCAGGCGCTGTCGGAGGCGAAGGCGGCCGGTCCCTATCTGCTCGGCTTCAACGAACCCGACATGAGCGCCCAGTCGAACATGACCGTCGACCAGGCGCTGGACCTGTGGCCCAGGTTGCAGTCGACGGGCGCCACGCTCGGCAGCCCCGCGGTGGCCTACGGCGGCGACCGGGCCGGCGGCTGGCTGGACCGCTTCATGAGCGGCGCGAAGCAGCGGGGGTACCGCGTGGACTTCATCGCACTGCACTGGTACGGCGGCGACTTCCGCACCGAGGCGGCCGTGGAGCAGCTGCGCGGTTATCTGAGCGCGGTGTACGCGCGCTATCACAAGCCGATCTGGCTCACCGAGTTCGCCCTCATCGACTTCTCCCGGGGCACCCGCTATCCCACGGACGCCGAGCAGGCGGCGTTCCTCACCTCGGCCACGAAGATGCTGGCCGGGCTGCCCTATCTGAAGCGTTACGCCTGGTTCGGCCTCGGCACGGACGAGACGGGGCCGGGGACCACGCTGTTCCGTTCGGGCTCCGCCCTGACGGCGGAGGGCCGCGCGTTCCGCTCGGCGCTGTGA
- a CDS encoding spore-associated protein A: MHRAATVTAVAAATVASAAVFAAPASATAQGAYAAAYNGACGSGYSVLHGYDIGELGTVYLTWNGRTGENCAVTVRARKGAPVYMQAKVYQTDHTQVSASDSGAYTTYAGPVYVPGRGECVTVRGQIDDAYESFAGFCG, translated from the coding sequence ATGCATCGAGCCGCCACCGTCACCGCCGTCGCCGCCGCGACGGTGGCCTCGGCCGCCGTCTTCGCGGCACCGGCCTCCGCCACCGCGCAGGGGGCCTACGCGGCCGCGTACAACGGGGCCTGCGGCTCCGGGTACAGCGTCCTGCACGGCTACGACATCGGCGAGCTCGGCACCGTCTACCTCACCTGGAACGGGCGGACCGGAGAGAACTGCGCCGTGACCGTGCGGGCGCGGAAGGGCGCGCCCGTGTACATGCAGGCGAAGGTGTACCAGACCGACCACACCCAGGTCAGCGCCTCGGACTCGGGCGCCTACACGACGTACGCGGGCCCCGTCTACGTCCCGGGGCGCGGCGAGTGCGTCACCGTGCGGGGGCAGATCGACGACGCGTACGAGAGCTTCGCGGGCTTCTGCGGCTGA
- a CDS encoding PP2C family protein-serine/threonine phosphatase — protein sequence MESADVELGELLTAAEAAPPGESVDVVARDLQKRFGAERVSFLYADLVGQQLVRLSAGVDDGTDRAEPLALRGSVYDEVLRSQHQYVEPEDQGGQRVITPVTNRGDCLGVLEVTLQHADEATLEQIAEAAHVLAYIVVTDRRFTDLYHLGRRTTRTSLAAEIQHQLLPSASCCEAAQFTLAAGLVPADDIGGDTYDYTLDRDTLHLSITDAMGHDTDSALLATLLVGALRRARRSGCDALRQAREAHQALLRHARGLATGQLLCVDLGTGACELVNAGHPWPLRVRDGVVEEVSLAVNLPFGVAAPTPYRVQELELRPGDRLVLLTDGMQDRGAAAVDLASLVRDTRPLHPREAVRALTTAVLDACHGQLGDDATVLVLDWYGTRREKPSAAGPGPARR from the coding sequence GTGGAGAGTGCGGATGTCGAACTGGGTGAGCTTCTCACCGCCGCGGAGGCAGCGCCTCCGGGAGAGTCCGTCGACGTGGTGGCACGCGACCTGCAGAAGAGGTTCGGGGCGGAGCGCGTTTCCTTTCTGTACGCCGACCTGGTCGGCCAGCAACTGGTGCGGCTGTCCGCGGGCGTCGACGACGGCACCGACCGCGCCGAGCCCCTCGCGTTGCGGGGCAGTGTCTACGACGAGGTCCTGCGCAGCCAGCACCAGTACGTGGAACCGGAGGACCAGGGCGGACAGCGTGTCATCACGCCCGTCACCAATCGGGGCGACTGCCTCGGCGTACTGGAGGTGACCCTCCAGCACGCCGACGAGGCCACGCTGGAGCAGATCGCCGAAGCGGCGCACGTGCTGGCGTACATCGTCGTCACGGACCGCCGCTTCACCGATCTCTACCACCTGGGCCGGCGGACCACCCGGACCAGTCTGGCCGCGGAGATCCAGCACCAGCTCCTCCCCTCGGCCTCCTGCTGCGAGGCCGCCCAGTTCACCCTGGCGGCGGGGCTCGTCCCGGCCGACGACATCGGCGGCGACACCTACGACTACACCCTCGACCGTGACACGCTGCACCTTTCCATCACCGACGCCATGGGGCACGACACGGACTCCGCGCTGCTGGCCACCCTGCTGGTGGGTGCGCTGCGCCGGGCGCGCCGCAGTGGTTGCGACGCGCTCAGACAGGCCCGGGAGGCCCACCAGGCCCTGCTGCGCCACGCCCGTGGCCTGGCCACGGGTCAACTGCTGTGCGTCGACCTCGGAACGGGTGCCTGCGAGCTGGTCAACGCCGGGCACCCCTGGCCGCTGCGGGTGCGCGACGGCGTCGTCGAGGAGGTCTCCCTCGCCGTCAACCTGCCGTTCGGGGTGGCGGCGCCCACTCCGTACCGGGTGCAGGAACTGGAGCTGCGCCCCGGGGACCGGCTGGTCCTGCTCACCGACGGCATGCAGGACCGCGGTGCCGCGGCCGTCGACCTGGCCTCACTCGTCCGCGACACCCGCCCCCTGCACCCGCGGGAGGCCGTCCGCGCTCTGACGACCGCGGTCCTGGACGCCTGCCACGGGCAGCTGGGCGACGACGCCACCGTCCTGGTCCTGGACTGGTACGGCACCCGCCGCGAGAAGCCGTCCGCAGCCGGACCCGGCCCCGCGCGCCGCTGA
- a CDS encoding DUF6493 family protein codes for MRGTPRYDIPDEVTEAPYELLHAVREGRAEAVPKLSEALTVAERRTCLPVLKSWRSSLRRDWANGHSNIRVALLAAGAACSTGAAAAAQWLASNELRWAMRDPTPVVETLADRDPEWLGQVAHRLAGRRTVAREEYPLISRLVSAANCAPPTTDGFVLGWEEACSGVAGEPVGETLRKNPFLTVMIPRLFEVPQAGSHLQDSWEHDPGWAAALAGFAREGLLSREALLDGCLSRLSRETRLGLVKGFLALLTALDPTEDEQAAHTPTWVRMVPDAHGLVVARAQETLAGLDAAGRLEAEYLIEASEAALTRPEKKIVRAQLTLLDKAVKRGGPDTDALLRAAAVAFGHEEHSLQERALALVVRHRKRASDAVLAELAQSAGQLGPDLRARAADALGEVLPDEGAGTPPDEGDGLPPVPEPERLAPVPPTAAELAEEVGVLMHGTDEAPGQAERVLNGLVVHAHADLPGLRAALQPVVGPLLENWITDYRSLGWYWRNFVVIAFMGGVPQEELDGIRRLALDPSSTHSAGASVLAVRVAEIATRLHGDPLPFLLATPTWTTGTLDPAELVERLAAYERSGTEPGPADLDQALLRLDRAIPPDAVTAAAKLTSPAGRRLAARLAEGALPDPAASRERERLRLRNPLPGVLVRTEAVAGREDFSEPFRSLLGAHDPFDSPDTGRHMECTPESLALLPQHREVVAARMLVTFAAHADWNRTGDGAPVLPALAESGGPAGPATHLLVAYGLGARRADEQLYAVDALLLLAARGALDAARLGGDIAELTGLRRLTLQRVVSALREVARAGAYATVWAVLSAALPALLQGGAPHALPAALILAADCAEGCGARGTLPPEIDALAARTGSSQTVKQARRIKNALERTA; via the coding sequence ATGCGCGGGACCCCCAGGTACGACATTCCCGACGAGGTCACCGAGGCCCCGTACGAACTGCTGCACGCCGTGCGCGAGGGCCGCGCCGAGGCGGTGCCCAAGCTGTCCGAGGCGCTCACCGTCGCCGAGCGGCGCACCTGTCTGCCGGTGCTGAAGTCCTGGCGCTCGTCCCTGCGGAGGGACTGGGCCAACGGGCACTCGAACATACGCGTGGCCCTGCTGGCGGCCGGTGCGGCGTGCTCCACCGGCGCGGCCGCCGCCGCCCAGTGGCTCGCCTCCAACGAGCTGCGCTGGGCCATGCGGGACCCCACCCCGGTCGTGGAGACGCTGGCCGACCGCGACCCCGAGTGGCTGGGCCAGGTCGCGCACCGGCTGGCCGGGCGCCGCACCGTCGCGCGGGAGGAGTACCCGCTGATCTCCCGGCTGGTGAGCGCCGCGAACTGCGCGCCGCCCACGACCGACGGCTTCGTCCTCGGCTGGGAGGAGGCCTGCAGCGGGGTCGCCGGCGAGCCGGTCGGGGAGACACTGCGGAAGAACCCCTTCCTGACGGTCATGATCCCGCGGCTCTTCGAGGTGCCGCAGGCCGGCTCGCACCTCCAGGACAGCTGGGAGCACGACCCCGGCTGGGCCGCGGCGCTCGCCGGGTTCGCCCGGGAGGGTCTGCTCAGCCGGGAGGCGCTGCTCGACGGCTGCCTCTCCCGGCTCTCCCGCGAGACCCGGCTCGGCCTCGTCAAGGGCTTCCTCGCCCTGCTGACCGCCCTCGACCCGACCGAGGACGAGCAGGCGGCGCACACCCCGACCTGGGTGCGGATGGTGCCCGACGCCCACGGCCTGGTGGTGGCCCGGGCCCAGGAGACGCTGGCCGGGCTGGACGCCGCGGGCCGACTGGAGGCCGAGTACCTGATCGAGGCCTCGGAAGCCGCCCTGACCCGGCCCGAGAAGAAGATCGTGCGGGCCCAGCTCACCCTGCTGGACAAGGCGGTCAAGCGTGGCGGCCCGGACACGGACGCGTTGCTGCGCGCTGCCGCCGTCGCCTTCGGCCACGAGGAGCACAGCCTCCAGGAACGGGCGCTCGCCCTGGTCGTGCGCCACCGCAAGCGCGCGAGCGACGCCGTCCTGGCCGAACTCGCCCAGAGCGCCGGGCAGCTCGGACCCGATCTGCGCGCACGCGCGGCCGACGCGCTCGGGGAGGTCCTCCCCGACGAGGGCGCCGGCACCCCGCCCGACGAGGGGGACGGACTGCCGCCCGTGCCGGAACCCGAACGCCTCGCGCCCGTACCGCCCACCGCCGCAGAACTCGCGGAGGAGGTCGGTGTCCTGATGCACGGCACCGACGAGGCACCCGGGCAGGCGGAACGGGTGCTCAACGGCCTCGTCGTGCACGCCCACGCCGACCTGCCCGGCCTGCGCGCCGCCCTCCAGCCGGTCGTGGGACCGCTGTTGGAGAACTGGATCACGGACTACCGTTCCCTGGGCTGGTACTGGCGGAACTTCGTCGTCATCGCGTTCATGGGCGGTGTTCCCCAGGAGGAGCTGGACGGCATCCGCCGACTGGCCCTCGACCCCAGCAGCACGCACTCGGCCGGCGCCTCCGTCCTCGCCGTCCGCGTGGCCGAGATCGCGACCCGGCTGCACGGCGACCCCCTGCCCTTCCTGCTGGCCACCCCCACCTGGACCACGGGCACCCTCGACCCCGCGGAACTGGTGGAGCGGCTCGCCGCCTACGAGCGCTCCGGCACCGAACCCGGCCCGGCCGACCTCGACCAGGCCCTGCTGCGCCTGGACCGCGCGATACCGCCCGACGCGGTGACGGCCGCCGCGAAGCTCACGTCCCCGGCCGGACGCCGGCTCGCCGCCCGCCTCGCCGAGGGCGCGCTGCCCGACCCGGCCGCCTCCCGCGAGAGGGAGCGGCTCAGGCTGCGGAACCCCCTGCCCGGCGTGCTGGTCCGCACGGAGGCCGTCGCCGGACGCGAGGACTTCTCCGAGCCGTTCCGTTCCCTGCTCGGCGCGCACGACCCCTTCGACAGCCCGGACACGGGCAGACACATGGAGTGCACCCCGGAGTCGCTGGCGCTCCTGCCCCAGCACCGGGAGGTCGTCGCGGCCCGGATGCTGGTCACCTTCGCCGCCCACGCCGACTGGAACCGGACCGGCGACGGCGCGCCCGTGCTGCCCGCACTGGCCGAGTCGGGGGGACCGGCCGGGCCCGCCACCCACCTCCTCGTGGCGTACGGCCTGGGCGCACGGCGGGCCGACGAGCAGTTGTACGCAGTGGACGCGCTGCTTCTCCTGGCCGCCCGCGGCGCGCTCGACGCGGCGCGGCTCGGCGGGGACATCGCCGAACTGACCGGCCTGCGGCGGCTCACACTCCAGCGGGTCGTGAGCGCCCTGCGGGAGGTCGCACGCGCCGGCGCGTACGCCACGGTGTGGGCGGTGCTGTCGGCCGCCCTCCCCGCCCTGCTCCAGGGCGGGGCACCGCACGCCCTGCCCGCCGCGCTCATCCTCGCGGCCGACTGCGCCGAAGGCTGCGGGGCCCGCGGGACCCTCCCCCCGGAGATCGACGCGCTGGCGGCCCGCACGGGCTCGTCCCAGACGGTGAAACAGGCGCGGCGCATCAAGAACGCGCTGGAGAGGACGGCATGA